Proteins from a single region of Urocitellus parryii isolate mUroPar1 chromosome 4, mUroPar1.hap1, whole genome shotgun sequence:
- the Tmem138 gene encoding transmembrane protein 138 — translation MLQTSNYSLVLSLQFLLLSYDLFVNSFSELLRIAPVIQLVLFIIQDIAILFNIIIIFLMFFNTFVFQAGLVNLLFHKFKGTIILTAVYFVLSISLHVWVMNLRWKNSNSFVWTDGLQTLFVFQRLAAVLYCYFYKWTAVRLGDPRFYQDSLWLRKEFMQVRR, via the exons atgCTTCAGACCAGTAACTACAGCCTGGTGCTGTCCCTGCAGTTCCTGCTGCTGTCCTATGACCTCTTTGTCAATTCCTTCTCAGAGCTACTCCGAATAGCTCCTGTCATCCAGTTGGTGCTCTTCAT CATCCAGGATATTGCAATCCTcttcaacatcatcatcattttcCTCATGTTCTTCAACACCTTCGTCTTCCAGGCTGGCTTGGTCAACCTCCTATTCCATAAGTTCAAAGGGACCATCATCCTGACAGCTGTGTACTTTGTGCTCAGCATCTCCCTTCATGTCTGGGTCATG AACTTACGCTGGAAAAATTCCAACAGCTTTGTTTGGACAGATGGACTTCAAACGCTGTTTGTATTCCAGAGACTGG CGGCGGTGCTGTACTGCTACTTCTACAAATGGACGGCGGTGAGACTGGGCGACCCACGCTTCTACCAGGACTCTCTATGGCTGCGCAAGGAGTTCATGCAAGTCCGAAGGTGA